Proteins from a single region of Bos javanicus breed banteng chromosome 7, ARS-OSU_banteng_1.0, whole genome shotgun sequence:
- the LOC133252092 gene encoding olfactory receptor 2M3-like: protein MDVWNHTSLSDFILLGLFSYSPYDFFLFSLVLLASAASLTGNILFLLLIQADRHLHTPMYFFLSQVSIMDLTMMGTVVPKMAANFLSGSKFISWGGCATQVFLVVMVGSAECSLLAVMAYDRYVAVCHPLRYPVLMNWKACCLMAFASWMVGVTASVIYVGMVFSFPYCGSLQVDHFFCEVPTLLRLSCADTSLFQDLIYACCVVMMLLPLGVVVASYARILMAVINMPSTEGKQKALTTCSSHLTVVGLYYGGGLFNYMQKASARTPAEDRAISTFYTIVAPMLNPLIYSLRNREVMRAFKKVLGTWRV, encoded by the coding sequence ATGGATGTATGGAACCATACCTCCCTGTCAGATTTCATCCTTTTGGGTCTGTTCAGCTACTCACCATAtgacttcttccttttttcccttgtcCTTCTGGCCTCTGCTGCTTCTCTGACTGGCAacatcctcttcctcctgctcatACAAGCTGACAGGCACCTGCACACTCCCATGTACTTTTTTCTTAGTCAGGTCTCCATCATGGACCTCACCATGATGGGCACAGTGGTGCCCAAGATGGCAGCCAACTTCCTCTCGGGAAGTAAGTTCATCTCTTGGGGTGGCTGTGCCACTCAGGTCTTCTTAGTGGTCATGGTAGGAAGTGCTGAGTGCTCCCTCCTGGCAGTCATGGCCTATGACAGGTATGTGGCCGTGTGTCACCCCCTGCGGTACCCTGTGCTCATGAACTGGAAGGCCTGCTGCCTGATGGCCTTTGCATCCTGGATGGTTGGAGTGACTGCCAGTGTAATTTATGTGGGCATGGTCTTCAGCTTCCCCTACTGTGGCTCTCTCCAGGTGGACCACTTCTTCTGTGAGGTCCCCACCCTGTTGCGGCTCTCCTGTGCAGACACCTCGCTTTTTCAGGACCTCATCTATGCTTGCTGTGTAGTCATGATGCTGCTGCCCCTGGGGGTCGTTGTGGCTTCCTATGCCCGGATCCTCATGGCTGTGATTAACATGCCCTCCACTGAGGGGAAACAGAAGGCTCTGACTACTTGCTCCTCGCACCTGACTGTGGTGGGTCTTTACTACGGGGGTGGCCTATTTAACTACATGCAGAAAGCTTCTGCTAGGACGCCAGCAGAAGACAGAGCCATCTCCACCTTCTACACCATCGTTGCTCCAATGCTCAACCCACTCATTTACAGCCTGAGGAACAGGGAGGTAATGAGGGCCTTTAAGAAGGTCCTGGGGACATGGAGAGTGTAG